A portion of the Salminus brasiliensis chromosome 11, fSalBra1.hap2, whole genome shotgun sequence genome contains these proteins:
- the fgf12b gene encoding fibroblast growth factor 12 isoform X1, which produces MEAKDKGAEPQLKGIVTRLFSEQGFYLQMQPDGTINGTKDENSDYTLFNLIPVGLRVVAIQAVKAGLYVGMNAEGFLYTSDVFTAECKFKESVFENYYVIYSSTLYRQHESGRAWFLGLNKDGIMMKGNRVKKTKPCSHFVPRPIEVCMYKEPSLHEIEEKQRSRKDSGTPTMNGGKELNPDSNEQDES; this is translated from the exons ATGGAAGCCAAGGACAAAGGAGCTG agcCGCAGCTGAAGGGGATAGTAACGAGGCTGTTCAGTGAACAGGGGTTCTACCTGCAGATGCAGCCGGACGGAACCATCAATGGGACCAAGGATGAGAACAGCGACTACA CTCTGTTTAACCTGATTCCGGTGGGTCTGCGAGTGGTGGCCATTCAGGCTGTAAAGGCCGGACTGTACGTGGGGATGAACGCAGAGGGATTCCTCTACACATCA gATGTGTTTACGGCGGAGTGTAAGTTTAAGGAGAGTGTGTTTGAGAACTACTATGTGATTTACTCGTCCACGCTGTACCGGCAGCACGAGAGCGGGAGGGCCTGGTTCCTCGGCCTCAACAAGGACGGCATCATGATGAAGGGCAACCGCGTCAAAAAAACCAAACCCTGCTCACACTTCGTACCCAGACCCATCgaag TGTGTATGTACAAGGAGCCGTCGCTGCACGAGATCGAGGAGAAGCAGCGCTCCAGGAAAGACTCAGGAACTCCAACCATGAACGGAGGAAAGGAGCTAAACCCGGACTCCAACGAGCAGGACGAATCATAG
- the fgf12b gene encoding fibroblast growth factor 12 isoform X2 has product MAAAIASSLIRQKRQARESNSERVATSKRRSSPSKEARSLCARHFLGVFSKVRFCSGKKRPVRRKPEPQLKGIVTRLFSEQGFYLQMQPDGTINGTKDENSDYTLFNLIPVGLRVVAIQAVKAGLYVGMNAEGFLYTSDVFTAECKFKESVFENYYVIYSSTLYRQHESGRAWFLGLNKDGIMMKGNRVKKTKPCSHFVPRPIEVCMYKEPSLHEIEEKQRSRKDSGTPTMNGGKELNPDSNEQDES; this is encoded by the exons ATGGCCGCCGCTATCGCAAGCTCGCTGATCCGGCAGAAGCGGCAGGCGCGCGAGTCCAACAGTGAGCGCGTGGCGACGTCCAAACGGCGCTCGAGCCCCAGCAAGGAGGCGCGCTCACTTTGCGCGAGACACTTCCTGGGTGTTTTCAGCAAGGTCCGCTTCTGCAGCGGGAAGAAGAGACCCGTGCGCCGGAAACCAG agcCGCAGCTGAAGGGGATAGTAACGAGGCTGTTCAGTGAACAGGGGTTCTACCTGCAGATGCAGCCGGACGGAACCATCAATGGGACCAAGGATGAGAACAGCGACTACA CTCTGTTTAACCTGATTCCGGTGGGTCTGCGAGTGGTGGCCATTCAGGCTGTAAAGGCCGGACTGTACGTGGGGATGAACGCAGAGGGATTCCTCTACACATCA gATGTGTTTACGGCGGAGTGTAAGTTTAAGGAGAGTGTGTTTGAGAACTACTATGTGATTTACTCGTCCACGCTGTACCGGCAGCACGAGAGCGGGAGGGCCTGGTTCCTCGGCCTCAACAAGGACGGCATCATGATGAAGGGCAACCGCGTCAAAAAAACCAAACCCTGCTCACACTTCGTACCCAGACCCATCgaag TGTGTATGTACAAGGAGCCGTCGCTGCACGAGATCGAGGAGAAGCAGCGCTCCAGGAAAGACTCAGGAACTCCAACCATGAACGGAGGAAAGGAGCTAAACCCGGACTCCAACGAGCAGGACGAATCATAG